One Vitis riparia cultivar Riparia Gloire de Montpellier isolate 1030 chromosome 4, EGFV_Vit.rip_1.0, whole genome shotgun sequence genomic window carries:
- the LOC117913599 gene encoding transcription factor HEC3-like, with amino-acid sequence MDKHTFVDINHSNFTNNTWEVDLAMEEQILHDHHLPFDAVWPNCPLPTHNITAAAAASSQISASVLLGDQMGNLLEEDEEPEEELGAMKEMMYKIAAMQPVDIDPATIRKPKRRNVRISDDPQSVAARHRRERISEKIRILQRLVPGGTKMDTASMLDEAIRYVKFLKRQIRQLQSNHHPSHTDVTACLSTPDWAVTSTKLLGSTSSSSMEAPGGGGFSFRAL; translated from the coding sequence atgGATAAACACACTTTTGTGGACATCAACCACAGTAACTTCACAAACAATACTTGGGAAGTTGACTTGGCTATGGAAGAGCAGATCCTCCATGACCATCATCTTCCTTTTGATGCAGTTTGGCCTAATTGTCCTCTTCCAACACACAACataacagcagcagcagcagcatcaAGTCAAATATCCGCTTCGGTTCTACTTGGTGATCAAATGGGAAATCTGTTGGAAGAAGATGAGGAGCCAGAAGAAGAGCTAGGAGCCATGAAAGAGATGATGTACAAGATTGCAGCGATGCAGCCAGTGGACATCGATCCAGCCACAATTCGGAAACCTAAGAGGCGAAATGTAAGAATCAGTGATGATCCACAGAGTGTAGCAGCACGCCACCGGAGAGAAAGGATCAGCGAGAAAATTCGGATTCTCCAAAGACTCGTCCCAGGTGGAACAAAAATGGACACAGCTTCAATGTTAGATGAGGCCATCCGCTATGTCAAGTTCCTAAAGAGACAAATTCGCCAGCTACAATCCAATCATCACCCATCACATACCGATGTCACGGCCTGCCTATCCACCCCAGATTGGGCAGTTACATCAACCAAACTTCTTGGTTCCACCTCCTCATCATCAATGGAAGCACCCGGCGGAGGCGGATTCAGCTTCAGAGCTCTTTAA